One genomic segment of Penaeus monodon isolate SGIC_2016 chromosome 31, NSTDA_Pmon_1, whole genome shotgun sequence includes these proteins:
- the LOC119592903 gene encoding epithelial discoidin domain-containing receptor 1-like (The sequence of the model RefSeq protein was modified relative to this genomic sequence to represent the inferred CDS: added 62 bases not found in genome assembly), translated as LRDLTYDGARKDGWLSGGLGQLTDGETGHTNFRVDALGIGRGYEWIGWKNDTRQTRPVEITFEFDSVRNFSAVHIYTNNFFTKDTQVFSRARVLFSAGGEHFPAARAVEYEYVVDRIFENARNVTIRLRNAAAKFVKLQLFFALRWIMISEVAFDSVPCRCNMTPEEPPAPPTTPRVEDEGAVKTRAPVVPAQSTSSLLLLVGLIVLGAVFVMIPIALGVLYYRTRLARKTKKKSPPASENGVDARKVSMKMKDLHINVNLTPMTNGYSRAKGKLYGQVALDEEAAAMYQEPFKGPVHNPGYHTLGHSTSETPLKCPLPLDTDDSVDYAVPDVNMTPPPPFSEVYSRDGGVAPPIPPIPPPPKQEYYAAPHMCQSSVIQGVTGTVIYAAADTTNLAKERSVPEVPRSHIRVLETLGEGVFGVVQLCEVKCPPGLGSRKVAVKCLKPGASEETKEDFRQESRILSRIDDPNIVRLLGIVSSSEPLCMLLEYMDYGDLYQFLRRHVAEGITAPTAARNHMEPRVLSYGALVYIASQVASGMKHLESLSFVHRDLATRNCLVGGGLSVKISDFGMSRPLYSSDYYRLSDSRALLPIRWMAWEAILQGRFSTKSDVWAFGVTLWEILTMARQQPFDELSDDGVLENVSHCYHGDGSGMMLLPQPPLCPREMYDMMAACWRPNPRQRPPFWEVLMFLQRKNLGYTLDYVD; from the exons CTGCGCGACCTGACCTACGACGGCGCGCGCAAGGACGGCTGGCTCTCGGGCGGCCTCGGCCAGCTCACCGACGGCGAGACCGGACACACCAACTTCCGCGTCGACGCCCTCGGAATAGGGAGAG GCTACGAGTGGATCGGCTGGAAGAACGACACGCGGCAGACGCGGCCCGTCGAGATCACGTTCGAGTTCGACTCCGTCAGGAACTTCTCGGCCGTCCACATCTACACCAACAACTTCTTCACCAAGGACACGCAG CGTCGAGTACGAGTACGTGGTGGACCGCATCTTCGAGAACGCGCGCAACGTCACCATCCGCCTCCGCAACGCCGCCGCCAAGTTCGTGAAGCTGCAGCTGTTCTTCGCGCTGCGCTGGATCATGATCTCCGAGGTCGCCTTCGACTCCG TTCCCTGCCGGTGCAACATGACGCCCGAGGAGCCGCCGGCGCCGCCGACCACGCcgcgggtggaggacgagggggCGGTGAAGACGCGCGCGCCCGTCGTGCCGGCCCAGAGCACGTCGTCGCTGCTGCTGCTCGTCGGCCTCATCGTGCTGGGCGCCGTCTTCGTCATGATACCCATCGCACTAGGCGTCCTCTACTACCGCACGCGGCTGGCGCGGAAGACCAAGAAGAAATCGCCGCCGGCGTCCGAGAACGGCGTCGACGCCCGGAAGGTATCCATGAAAATGAAGGACCTGCACATCAACGTGAATCTGACGCCCATGACCAACGGCTACTCGCGGGCCAAGGGCAAGCTGTACGGCCAAGTGGCGCTGGACGAGGAGGCGGCGGCCATGTACCAGGAGCCGTTCAAGGGCCCCGTGCACAACCCCGGCTACCACACGCTCGGCCACTCGACCTCCGAGACGCCCCTCAAGTGCCCGCTGCCGCTCGACACCGACGACTCCGTGGACTACGCCGTGCCCGACGTCAACATGACGCCACCGCCGCCCTTCTCCGAGGTGTACTCG CGGGACGGTGGCGTGGCTCCCCCCATCCCGCCCATCCCGCCCCCGCCCAAGCAGGAGTACTACGCCGCCCCTCACATGTGCCAGTCTTCCGTGATCCAGGGCGTCACAGGGACCGTGATCTACGCCGCCGCAGACACTACCAACCTGGCGAAGGAGCGGTCCGTGCCCGAAGTGCCCAGAAGCCATATCCGTGTCTTGGAGACGCTCGGCGAAGGAGTCTTCGGCGTCGTGCAGCTGTGTGAGGTAAAGTGCCCCCCTGGCCTGGGGTCAAGGAAGGTCGCGGTCAAATGCCTGAAGCCCGGAGCGAgcgaggagacgaaggaggactTCCGGCAGGAGTCTAGGATCCTGAGCCGGATCGACGACCCGAACATCGTCCGGCTGCTGGGGATCGTCAGCAGCTCGGAGCCGCTGTGCATGCTGCTCGAGTACATGGACTACGGCGACCTGTACCAGTTCCTGCGGCGGCACGTCGCCGAGGGGATCACGGCGCCCACGGCGGCTCGCAACCACATGGAGCCTCGAGTCCTCAGCTACGGCGCCCTCGTCTACATCGCCTCCCAGGTCGCCTCGGGCATGAAGCACCTCGAGAGCTTGAGCTTCGTGCACCGCGACCTGGCGACGCGCAACTGCCTGGTGGGCGGCGGCCTCTCCGTCAAGATCTCGGACTTCGGCATGAGTCGGCCGCTCTACTCCAGCGACTACTACCGCCTGAGCGACTCGCGCGCGCTGCTGCCGATCCGCTGGATGGCGTGGGAGGCCATCCTGCAGGGGCGCTTCTCCACCAAGAGCGACGTGTGGGCCTTCGGCGTGACGCTCTGGGAGATCCTGACGATGGCGCGGCAGCAGCCCTTCGACGAGCTCAGCGACGACGGCGTCCTGGAGAACGTGTCTCACTGTTACCATGGCGACGGCTCCGGCATGATGCTGCTGCCGCAGCCGCCGCTCTGCCCGCGCGAGATGTACGACATGATGGCCGCCTGCTGGAGGCCCAACCCCCGCCAGCGGCCGCCCTTCTGGGAGGTCCTCATGTTCCTGCAGCGCAAGAACCTCGGGTACACGCTGGACTACGTCGACTGA
- the LOC119592902 gene encoding discoidin domain-containing receptor A-like, which yields MDPPVLLPLVLLALVPLAACLQTGRCDAALGMESGAIPDEHISASSYFDAAVNAIYGRAHVEAGGGAWCPRDMVYNEGKEFLEVNLGGLHVVAKVEVQGRFGNGQGREFARQYKLQFWRPGLAHWVTYSDGRGHELLEGNTNTYLAQSSQLTPPIVAARVRFVPYSDHPRTVCMRVEVYGCPYTGPSARVVSLSI from the exons ATGGACCCTCCGGTGCTGCTCCCGCTGGTGCTCCTCGCCCTCGTGCCCCTGGCCGCTTGCCTCCAGACAG GACGCTGCGACGCCGCCCTCGGAATGGAATCTGGCGCCATCCCCGACGAACACATCTCGGCGTCCTCCTACTTCGACGCCGCCGTCAACGCCATCTATGGGAG gGCGCACGTGGAGGCGGGCGGCGGCGCGTGGTGCCCCCGCGACATGGTGTACAACGAGGGCAAGGAGTTCCTGGAGGTGAACCTGGGCGGCCTGCACGTGGTGGCCAAGGTGGAGGTGCAGGGGCGCTTCGGCAACGGCCAGGGGCGGGAGTTCGCCCGCCAGTACAAGCTGCAGTTCTGGCGGCCCGGACTCGCGCACTGGGTCACCTACTCGGACGGACGCGGCCACGAG CTCCTGGAGGGCAACACCAACACGTACCTGGCGCAGTCGTCGCAGCTGACGCCGCCGATCGTCGCGGCGCGCGTGCGCTTCGTGCCCTACAGCGACCACCCGCGCACCGTCTGCATGCGCGTCGAGGTTTACGGATGCCCCTACACAG GGCCTTCCGCCCGTGTTGTTTCGCTGTCAATATGA